CTACATTGTATATGAAGGAGCATAAGGGTATTTGATACCATTTGTAGTGAATGAGTCcccaaaaaaggtattaaactAAAAGAAATGTAGTAATTTATTTACTACCTATCACTTATCATGTTAGTTGCCTGCACTTACACATTTTGTATTGCTATAATCATTGTTCCAACATGGACACTGTCCTGTCTGCTTGTCACAGGCTGAACTTGTGCTGCCAATCATGTTACAGCCACACTTCGTGCACCCAACATCGTTGGTAGACTCTAGATTCCAGTAGTCATCCTTGCATTCATCACACTGTCTTcctatataacaaaaataaataattaaaaacaaagtgaGAAAACAGTGGCTAAAAACAAtacttgatattttatatatacacatatacattttttaatatacagtgaaactcgtCTAAACCGAGCTCCAACAGAGCCAAATAAAGAGTCTGGTTTAAAGGGGTGTCTGATGTCTGTTCTGTACTCATAATAATTTCAAACGTTAACTTCATACTctctatattttttaaaagtagagTAGTATAGATGACatgtttcagtttttttttaatatattggattataaattaaaataatattcatttgccatactaatcatcatcatctaactgcccAACCACATTTTCCTTTATCTTCAACACAGAAAAATCTACATTATAATTGTTGAAATTACTTGaaatacaccaaaaatttaaacagattctttatttgatttttttactaattcatgaaagaaagaaaactttaaaaagaaaatattttaatgattgtatatttattttagcataatttttcaaacatttctttaccagggttgaaaattagcagttgccTGGTTGCCCATGGCAACCTTTATTGGCTAGGGgcaactaagaattttacaaagatagTCCACTGGGGaaccatcgattttagggtcaGGCGAGTATGGtgccagttaaaaaagaaacgcactgaAACTGATTCGAAtatgacaaaacaaactactttctCTGCTAGTACTCAATTTGCCAGGTCTTTCTTACAGTGGTCATGGCAAAAATGGTGCTCCATAAATATAGACAAGTCATGGATGATTTGAgatgtattattatgtaattgttttagaaaattAGCAGAAATTCTATTTTTTTAGCTCAGTGTTTCTCAACCTGTTTGATGCTGAAGTCGTGTGGATCATGTTTGAGATTCCATCCATTTATCTTGATTTGTCTCTTTTTCAATCTGGCACTAACTGACACAAAGAAGTTGCAAAAGATACAATGGCCTAATCATCCTGAATGTCTTATGAGAATAGTTTTAGGCTACATGAACAGTGGTAATTTGTCCAATAATGTatgtcattaataattaatagagatatacatgtagttaagcTACTCACctgtaacatttgttttgcaACCACACTTTCCAGATGTGACATTACACTGAAGGTTTGTGTTCATTGTTCCTTTGGAGCTGCACAAACATGGCTCACATCCTCTGCCAGACGTAATGTTATAATGTAAGACACTGCATGAGTCACAGGTGGTGCCATTGACATTAGGGTAACAGTTGCAGGATCCGGTTTCATTGTTGCATGATTCACTGCCATCAGAACTACAGTTTGACTGTGTACAGCCCTCTGTTGATGGTCCGAGATTATATGTTAGGTGTTTACACATGTCACAGAGTGTTCCTTCTACATTAGCTTTACAACTGCAGTTTCCTCCAATCTGTAAAATgagtcaaaaatattttattattctacCTCTCCCCTCTTTTTTAAACTTTCTCCCTCTTCCCtcccttttttctttcatatctTTCTGTCTTTACATTAACAATGCTTAAAAACTTGCTTTATAAAATGGGtcctctatgtctgtctgtctgtctgtctgtctgtctgtgtctgtctgtctctctaatGCAAGTGCGTGTGCAAGTAGAGGGTTTTGGGGATTGAGCACCTTCCCCCTCCCCGCTTATagcaaattttacttttttaaatatatttttcgaagGAGCATGACTTGACTCCCCAAGAATCTTTATTCGTCACAGTCTAGAACTATACTTCCCCATCTCTGCATAAATTCCTCCACACACCCCATAATGTAACTTGATTACATAACCTGATAGGATTGGGATTTGTAATATTTCAAGTATATTCCTCAAGCTTACCTGCATGCAATGTCTGTTAGGATTTCTTCCATGAGTGTTACAGTTTGGACAAGACCTGTTACATACAAACTCATCAGTCAGTCTGTAGTACATATTCTTGCAGTCCTCACAGTGTTTTCCCTCTTTATTGTGTGCAGCAATGCAGTCACAAGTATAGTCATTTGATGATGAATTTGGCATGCAATTATCAGCATTGCCATTACAGTTACAGCTGAAAACACAAAAAGATTACACCCTAAACTTGAAGTGTAACTAGAAAGGTATCCATCCAAACTGATGAACCTACTTTTGTAGAATGCTGTAATGGAAATAAGATTCAAATGGTATACCCATTAAATGCCCACAGTGCTCTATGTCAAGACTTATCTGTTTGTCCAGAACAAATAATTTTGGGTGAAGGACAAAATCTATCTTGATATATGTTTGGattgtttttaatgatatttatttattaattcattttattttaatgataatatcCTGTTATGGTTCAATATTTAAGTAACACCGCAACATTTCAGCTGGCTGGgttctctgtatatatatatatatatatatatatatatatatatatatatatattaatagaatctatcaccgttgtgaggtatagataaggctattccaacccgagggacaaaatgttttttgtgaggaCTGAGGTTTACTGaggcccttacaaaaacattttgtcccgtgggttggaattgccttatctatagcttacaacggtgattgattctttttcttgcccatttaattatagtaacaaaacattaattttgtaagctatggtctgtttattgtagaacgattcgtatacatttcacctgccaactcatttaatcatacgcagaaaaatatagtccaccttatgcaacgacataaatatgtaatgttcaacttaccaataaatataaagttgaaaatattaatttgtttaaatatttttaaaacaatgatacaacgtgaaatgacaaacagaattttgaaaaccatgagttatgacgtcaatcgtcgtaaaacatgagttatgacgtcacgcgtatgtagaaatcgtctagccctcgggtcggacagatttatctagccctagggtcagacagatttttctagcaccgtgcaaaagctggataaccctgttcAATGggcaagaaatatatatatatatcacaatgaCAGTgtgacattttacaatttttcaTCAATTTTCTTTGGATTACAGAAGTTATTACAGAAATAGTTCTTTTAACCTGATGCACTCAGTACAATATCATCTCTGTGATAAATATCAGAGTAAGACCATGATAGTCTGGAGGTGTCTGTCAGTGTTCTTTGaatgacaaaaataaacaattcagaaAGGTTACCTTCCATGTACTATAAGTTGTGAGATAATGAGATTTTCGGAAGAATGTAGATTGACTTCAATCTTGTCAGCCACTGTTTTTAGATATGTCTCATAATCATTCAcattactacaaacaaaattgaaaagAACATAGgtaatcataatcatatattGAAAAACATTTATGATGTCAAAACTATAATGAAAAAGATAAAATGCAGATCTTCATAGAACATATGATTTAACAAAGAATGGTCAAGGCTACTCCTATTGAAAATGCAGCATAGGATCTATAAATCCTACATCAATCTGTAATGAAGGCAAAGTATTGTATCCAAAACAAAGAAGTATAATAGATTTGTCCTTATAACTAGCCAATGCGATGAACTAGTTAAGACAGCCAGTCAGTCCCCCCACCCATTCATCTTTCCCTCGCAACGACCAGTCAGCCAGTTAAGTACTTAAATtccaaacattatttaaaatacaaggATATAACTACCTGTATGCCTCTCCAAAATCTACATTTCCTCAGCCGAGCTTCAGGAAATTCAGATTTTAGAGTGGCTTACAATCCCATATTTCCTCGCTAAAACATGTGAAAGTAATAATATGCAAAGTATGCAAATGAATAGAAGTATATGTTTTCTTTGTTCTTAAAATCTGTGTACTCAGTTGATTAAAACACAGAAATGAGTACATATTTGAAATGCCTAGTTACATTCTTGATTACAGATTAATGGCACTGTTCCAAGTTAAGGACTCCACGTAATCTTATGAGTAGTGGTTACTGAACACATTCAGTGTCTTCCCTGACAGACAATAGTCCTCAGTGCAACAGCATCAGCGTTAATCTGCTGTCAATCTTATGAGTAGTGGTTACTGAACACATTCAGTGTCTTCCCTGACAGACAATAGTCCTCAGTGCAACAGCATCAGCGTTAATCtgctgtcaatcaaaacatgGAAAACATGCAATAACCATGCATACCAAACATTTATGCAGTAACTGGCACAATAAGGAAGTATGGCTCAGTGATAGGTAGGGTTTATAAAGTGTGCGGTTATACACATTTATCGCACACTTCTGTCAATGGAAAAACAACCTTAGCATGGTAAAATGACTTCCTACTGGGAAAcataatgaatgaaaaaatgaaaaaccaaaaaatCAATTATACATGTGTAAAAAGCATTTACCCATTCAGTTGACATCCTGTTTTATTACAGGTAAACTGTGACATATCTATGTTGCCGTTATTAAGGTAATACATCCAAGCTGCATTATAAGGTAGAGTTCCAAGAAACAGCAGTTGAATACTTGATATCTAGAAAGTAATGTGACAAAATTTAATACATAGTCATTACACAAGGATATAAAGTACTGTAAAACAGGAAATGTCAGCGAGCGAAAACGTTCAGTGAATTTAGCGAGACCATACaagacactaatatttcatgatactaaatttaaagagacatacaacAGACTGTTCTGAAAAACTTTTGTACGATTGTTTGTCAGTGAATTACTAAAGACACAACAATGGTTACTAACACTACCAAACTTGTTTCTGGggttaataaactttaaaaaaaaaaataataataaaaaattaaaatgactgTCGCTAATGagtcacttatttggattttgctacattttaagtttgttaatgttttattatttacagtatatgaGAAGAATTAAGTGTAAAACGTGTACTGTACAATCAAGTggtgtattattttgtatttagaaGAACAGTCTCAACCTAAACCAACCccatgagaaaaaacccaatcagttaaatggatccaccaaggtggttcgatcctgtgacgcaagcacctcctTCATACTGAAGACACCAAATTAAAaaccattaaaacattaatgttttgGAAGTCATTAAAATATGTCTTCACTATCCatgtttaaaagaaaataaacctGAAAACTGTTGCCCAGCTCAATTGTCAGTGTGGTGACACTTGCATTCCCAGACACCCACGATGTGTTTGAGCTTCCATCAGTTATTGCTGAGATATTTCGGAGGGCTTTTTCCAGGCGGGGCTGTTGACTGTTAGCATCACCGTAACATATATAGCCTGAGCTGTCAAGAGCTGGATGAGAAACAGGACATCTGCAGTCTGGAACATCGTAATTCATATCCCAGGTATTATTGTACAACTTCTTCACTTctctgtgaaaacaaaacaatttgtaacaaattaaaaacccTAGAAGAAAATTCACAAGAATTCCACAAAATTgaatgtcttgcctaccataaactaTTTaggtgcactgtgatgaatatATCCATAGATGCAACAATGAACCAAGTTTCATTGTCCcaggacttacagtttgtgagaaactgatgtGAATGAAACTTAAAGATAAATGTTGACACAAAATCAAAGAATTAGGGATTTTTCTCTAAAACCTAGTTTATATACAGTTCTAGTAAAATGTCAGTTTTTAAGAGATATCCAGTTTATAGAGGTTAACTTAAGCTATGTACTGATTTCTAAAAAGAGACAGTGAAAAatatctggttttgagggaattctaatttactgagggtccggttttgggaggtttcactgtatatatatttttttatgtagacTGACTCACCAAGTATATCACAAACATGCTAGTTCCTGGCCATgatgttcaatgtgtttttaaGTAGGTTGATTATTATCTAAGGTAGGTAACTATATTATCAAAGGTACCGGTAGTTAGAAtaaacaaacgaacgaacgaacgaacgaacgaatgtttttaataaaaccccagcacaaaaaaagaTCATCTATTGGGTGTTCGTAATTctacaattatataaaaaaaaaccaatgtaaagagctgtgcaaaatacaaaccTCACATATAGGTAGGCCTACaggtatatttaaaatttgtcataGCTGGGCTAATAACTAGCTCcattacaatattaatattgcaTTGTAGTTCTCATCTTCCAATACATGACTGTATGCCATGGTACTTTTGGTCTACCCCTACAGACATTAGGACAACCAATAACACATCAAGTTTGAAAGAAATTATACGCTAAAACCAAACAGAGGACcatatttaatacttttaaaaaaaccccactgtaTACCCTTTTTTatgtatttagttaaaatgtagGGCAGTCCTTAGAAATTATTGTAAAtgtcatatttcaaaattatatatGGCATGTGCCCTCCAATCTTCCTACAAGAGTTGGCACactaaatatttcacatccatgttttttaaaagtcatGTTTTCCCCCTGATTTACTAGCTATAAGTATGTAATCTTTTTAATTCCATTTTTCAAAGCAATTAAATAGAAACAACCGAACTGTTGAAAATCAAATGCCTACCAACTAAAACTCTAAAAATAACACGGAACACTGATTTCTTGTCAAGGGTTCAACTATGATCCAGGGTTCAAGTGAAGCTGACCACCTAGATTGTTTTCAGTTGAGGCAAGTAAGTACCGAAAATACATTGAACACATGTAACATGTTTAGCTGAGTCATCAGTAAGTGTGCACAACATTACTTTGGTTAATACTTGCATGAAGTGGTTGATATTTACTTGAATCAACAATCATGGTTGAAGCATTAACAAGAAATCAAGCTTAAATCATATTAACCATTGtcaaatttgtaaataaattaccaTTCAAATTATCTGAAACTAGCAACATAGCATAACGTTGTTTtgtaatatatcaattattatatcaagatattttaagaaatactaaatctgaatgataaaatattaatattaatattttctaaattatatCTGTACAAGGCAGAATCAAAAGGATATTTTGACAAGGTTGTTACTGCTCCCATGTGCACTTAGACTGACCATAAAGACAATATTATGACCAAAGCTCCATTGTGGCCTGGCTTTAAcgataaaaaagaagaaatagacTTATTTCTCTTAATTAagacttaaataaaacatacctgTCTGTGAGCAACTTTTGATAAAGTCTGAAGTCGAGAATGTGAACACTTCCAGATGATACAGAAGTACTAACTGTATTAAgaacagaaataaaacattaaactcTCACCTACTACGATGCATATTTATGATCATCAAATCAATATGGTTATGTTACGGTAAGTGTGCTAAGTGTGCATGACCATACAATCTCATTACATGGACATAATACACATATAAGATAGAAAtatgttttgtatgtatgtatgtgtgatggaTTCAACTAAAGCACTCAGCATAATGTGTTATTATACTAAACATGCATAAACACAACTAAGGCGTCTGAGGtttatttctctttgtttagACTTAAGGTACTTGGGAAATTCCTCCAAGACACTTGGGACATTAATATATATGGTAAACACTGTCACTGGGGCTATCTTAAGGAACCCAGGACAGTAATGGTCTGCCAGTATTGGTCAGGTGTGTGTGATGTTATCAGAATGACTGGAGAATATAATCGAAATCGAACTTGTGTAGTTTTTGTGTGAGGGTGCTTTATGCACTTGGCCACAAATGGCGTCGCCGACAGGATTGTCATCTGTCAAAGTTTTACAGAATTGTAAACAGACAGGACtgacagatttaaaaaaaaactaaattgtgaGCTAACTGGATTGTCAAGTAAAAATAGTGAATCGACaagactgtcaaataacaggaTTGTGAATACAAGATTAAGTTCCAAAAGAAAAGTGCAAAATATTACAAGACTGTGTAACACCAACAGAAGTGTATATAGTTGTTTTAACATACTTACGTATTTAATGTGTTGTGGAACTATATACTTAGAAATGCAGATGGATGGGAAATGAAGATTGTTCATAAGAGATGAAGGGATATTTCGAGgaaaattatattatacacattATTAATTATGCATTCTGCACAGAGATACAAAGATATAATAAATGGTGATGGGATAAAATCAGGAAAAATGATGCAAAATTCATgcatataaacagttaaaataagGCAGTTATGTTGGACGTGCGTATGTATGTGGATGTAAGCAGTAAATATATTAGAAGACGAAAGAAAGCAACAAAATTCCATGTTGCGTgattacaacatatatttgtttaaaacaattctGTAATTAAATGAACGGTACCGGCAATCCTTGTAATGAGAAGAAACATTACTGAACATTACGAGGATGGAATCATTAACAACTGACTTATACAGCCAGTACTTACAGAGGTGTGAAGTTTTTCAAAGGTGTGAACTTTTTCAGGAGTTGTGATGTTGCCTGGATTTGTGAAGTTGCCAGAGGAGTAGAATGACGGGGAGATCAAAGAACATTGAAACAACAGTAGTGGAGACACCAAATGTATCACTGAGGCTACAATTGTGTCGTGGAGAAACACTGACACTATCAGTATAATTAACATTCAACTAACAGACTGATTCagttattgtgttttttatgtataaatgtatattgttgttattattggcCACAAACAATGTAAGATaggtaattttgaaatgttgaaTGTGAATGAATGTGAATTGCAATATGTTATGGTAGGTACagttttaatagttaaatactTGTAACTGAACTATACTGGCATCAAACTATTTTGACAATTGAATAAGTAAGCTAAAGTTGAAATAAGTAACTGggaattaatggtaaaattgtaaAAGTGGTGGTCTGAGGAATCTCTCTACAAATCATTATCGCATTAAGAGGCGTGGCTTATAACTAGTTTATGGCCAGCTGCAAGTTGGTGTCCAGAGTTGAATTTAACATGAACAGTTCTTTGTTTACATGTGTG
This window of the Gigantopelta aegis isolate Gae_Host unplaced genomic scaffold, Gae_host_genome ctg5710_pilon_pilon:::debris, whole genome shotgun sequence genome carries:
- the LOC121366443 gene encoding usherin-like, whose product is SFLRIGEPGFLSLSLSDQSDLIINDKIYGKANGWTHLLIQKSPNNSLSVSMNGELKTTISYGGLSKKIQIGVSTSVSSGSVHILDFRLYQKLLTDREVKKLYNNTWDMNYDVPDCRCPVSHPALDSSGYICYGDANSQQPRLEKALRNISAITDGSSNTSWVSGNASVTTLTIELGNSFQISSIQLLFLGTLPYNAAWMYYLNNGNIDMSQFTCNKTGCQLNGNVNDYETYLKTVADKIEVNLHSSENLIISQLIVHGSCNCNGNADNCMPNSSSNDYTCDCIAAHNKEGKHCEDCKNMYYRLTDEFVCNRSCPNCNTHGRNPNRHCMQIGGNCSCKANVEGTLCDMCKHLTYNLGPSTEGCTQSNCSSDGSESCNNETGSCNCYPNVNGTTCDSCSVLHYNITSGRGCEPCLCSSKGTMNTNLQCNVTSGKCGCKTNVTGRQCDECKDDYWNLESTNDVGCTKCGCNMIGSTSSACDKQTGQCPCWNNDYSNTKCNPTSTSVIPKFGPQVGGTLVTVSGHLLNGSSMYFPKIYLDETIPPLLA